In Microvirga sp. 17 mud 1-3, the genomic window ATAGGGTTTTTCATGTCAAAGCCCATCGTCCGCTTCGCCCCGTCCCCGACCGGGCACATCCATATCGGCAACACCCGTGTCGCTTTGCTCAACGCGCTCTTCGCGCGCCGGGAGGGCGGCACCTTCGTGCTGAGGTTCGACGACACCGATCTTGCGCGCTCCAAGCAGGAATATGCGGATTCCATCGAGACAGACCTCGCATGGCTCGGCATTCCGCCGGACGTGGTGGTGCGCCAGTCGGAGCGGTTCGACCTCTATGACGATGCGGCAGAGCGCCTGAAGGCGCTCGGGCGCCTCTATGCCTGCTACGAGACCCCGGAGGAGCTGGAATTCCGTCGCAAGCGGCAGCTCGCCCGCGGCCTGCCGCCGATCTACGACCGCGCGGCCCTCAAGCTCACGGACGAGGACCGGGCGAAGCTCGAAGCCGAGGGGCGCCGCCCCCATTGGCGCTTCCGTCTCGACCACGCGACCGTCGCCTGGGACGATCTCGTGCGCGGCCATGCCCACGTGGATTGCGGCTCGCTCTCGGACCCGGTGCTGGTGCGTGAGGATGGGACCTATCTCTACACCCTGCCCTCGGTGGTCGACGACATCGCCCTGAAGATCACGCACGTGATCCGCGGCGAGGACCACGTCACCAATACGGCGGTACAGATCCAGATCTTCGAGGCGCTTGGCGCGAAGGCGCCGCTCTTCGCCCATCACAGCCTGCTCATTACGGCGAGCGGCGAAGGCCTGTCGAAGCGTCTCGGGCACCTCTCGGTCAAGGGTTTGCGCGAAGCCGGGCTCGAGCCGCAGGCTGTCGCGTCGCTCGCGGTCCTCGTCGGCTCCGCCGAGGCAGTCCGGCCGGTGGCCGATCTCGACGAACTCGCCCGCCTCATCGACTTCTCCCATATCTCCCGCGCCCCGGCGAAATTCGACGAGCACGAGCTCGACCAGCTCAATGCCCGCCTGATCCACGAGATGTCCTACGAAACTGCCCGCCCCCGCCTTGCGGCTCTCGGGGCCGATGGGGGCGAGGCATTCTGGCTCGCGGTTCGCGGAAACCTCGGCAAACTGGTGGACGCGGCCGAGTGGTGGACCGTGGTGCAGGGCCCCATCGTGCCCCTCATCACCGACCGGGCCTTCATCGAGGAGGCGCGCCACCTGCTGCCTCCGGAGCCCTGGGACGGAAGCACCTGGAAGACCTGGACCGAGGCCGTGAAGATCGCGACCGGCGTGAAGGGCAAGGCCCTGTTCATGCCCCTGCGCATGGCGCTCACGGGCCTCGACCACGGCCCGGAACTCGGCGCTCTGCTGCCATTGATCGGGCCGGAGCGCGCGAAGGCGCGGCTGTCGGGGGATGCGGCTTAGATAACTGGCCTCATTCCGAGTGCGTTCTTCCGTCATTCCGGGGCCGCGAAAGCGGCGCCCGGAACCCATAAACACCATTGTTTCAGAAGAAAGAGCTGCGATAACTACTGCGCCTCTCTCATAAAGCTCAGCGGTTATGGGTTCCGGGCTCGCCTACGGCGCCCCGGAATGACGGTGCGATGCGCTAAAGCCCCGCGCCGCTCTTCAACAGCTTGTAGACCATCGAATCCGTCAGCGCCTGGAAGGAGGCGTCGATGATGTTCGCCGAGACGCCGATGGTGGACCAGCTGTCGCCCTCGCCGTCCGAGAACTCGATGAGCACGCGGGTCACGGCGTCCGAGCCGCCCTGGTAAATGCGCACCTTATAGTCGATGAGTTCCAGGTCCTGGATCAGGTCCCGGTATTTGCCGAGATCCTTGCGCAGGGCCACGTCGAGGGCGTTGACCGGACCGTTGCCCTCGGCGGCCGAGATCAACACCTCGTCGCCGACCCGCACCTTCACGATGGCTTCCGACGCCGTGACCATCTCGCCGACCGCGTTGAAGCGGCGCTCCACGTTCACCGAGAAGCGCTCCACCTGGAAGAAGGCCGGAACCTCGCCGAGCATCCGCTTGACCAGCACGTAGAAGGAGGCGTCCGCCCCCTCGAACGCGAAGCCCTCCGACTCCTTGCGCTTGACCTCGTCGAGAATGCGCGACACGCGCGGATCGCCCTTCTCGAACGTGAATCCGAGGCGCTTGAGTTCCGCCAGGATGTTGGACTGGCCGCCTTGGTCCGAGACCAGGACCTTGCGCATGTTGCCGATGCTCTCCGGCTCCACATGCTCATAGGTGCGTGGATCCTTCAGCACCGCCGAAGCATGGATGCCGGCCTTGGTCGCGAAGGCGCTGGCGCCCACGAAAGGCGCATGGCGGTTCGGCTGGCGGTTGAGGATCTCGTCCACCTGGCGCGACACATGGGTAAGTTGGTTCAGGGCCTCGTCCGACACGCCGAGGTCGAACCGGGCCGCATAGCCATTCTTGAGCTTCAAAGCGCCAATGAGCGTCACCAGATTGGCGTTGCCGCAGCGCTCGCCGAGGCCATTAAGGGTGCCCTGGATATGGCGCGCGCCCGCCTCGATGGCAGCAAGCGAATTGGCGACCGCGCAACCGCAATCGTCATGGGCGTGGATGCCGAGATGGGCGCCCGGCACGACCTTGGCGACCTCCGACACGATGGCGCTCACCTCGTGGGGCAGCGTGCCGCCATTGGTGTCGCAGAGCACGACCCAGCGGGCCCCGGACTCGTAAGCCGTCCTGGCGCAGGCGAGCGCGTAATCCGGATTGGCCTTGTAACCGTCGAAGAAGTGCTCGCAATCGACGATCACCTCACGGCCCTTCTCGCGCGCAGCCGCGACGCTGTCGCGGATTCCCGCGAGGTTCTCGTCGAGGGTCGTCTCCAGCGCCACATGGACGTGATAGTCCCAGGACTTGGTGACGAAGCAGATCGCATCGGCCTCAGCATCGAGCAGCGCCGCGACGCCGGGATCGTTGGCGACTGAGCGGCCAGGCCGCTTCGTCATGCCGAAGGCCGTGAACTTCGCGCCCTTGGTGCGCTTCTCGGAGAAGAACTCCGTGTCGAGGGGGTTCGCGCCCGGATAGCCGCCCTCCACATAGTCGACGCCGATCCGGTCGAGGAGGCCCGCCACCGCGCGCTTGTCCTCCAGCGAGAAGTCGACACCCGTGGTCTGCGCGCCGTCGCGCAGAGTCGTGTCGAAGAGATAGACGCGTTCGCGGGTCATGACGAAGGGGTCCGGGCCTCGGATGGGGCGAGGTGCTTTTCCATGGTGGTATTGGCGACCCATTCGTCGCCGAGCGGGATGGTGTTCCGGCGCTGGGACGTGAAGCCGCGACGCTCGAAGAACGTCCGCGCCGTGTCGCTTGCATCGACCGTGAGGCGCGTCGCCCCGCGGGCCTGGGCCAGCTTCTCGACAGCATCGTAGAGCATGGCCGCGACGCCCTGCCCGGCTACGGCAGGATGGACATAGAGAAAGTCCACATGCTCGTTGTTCTTGAGGCACGCGAAGCCGACTGGCGAGCCGCCCAGGGTGGCGAGCAGGGTCAGGCCCTCCGCGAGGCGTTTGCCAAAATTCTCGTCGTCGGCAAGCGCCGCCCAGGCCTCACGCTGCGCTTCGCTGTAATCCTCCTCCGCAAGCTCCATGACGCTTGCCTGATAGATGTCGACGAGCCTCGGAAGGTCGCCGGGCAGGAAAGGCCGCAGGGCCGGTTTCGGCAGAGACTGTCCCATCAGCGTGCGACCTCCCAGGTGGTGGTGCCGTCCTTGTTGTCCTTCACGACGACGTTGAGGGCGGCGAGCTCGTCGCGGATGCGGTCGGACTCGGCCCAGTTCTTGGCGGCGCGGGCCTCCTTGCGGGCGGCGATCAGTGCCTCGACGGCCGCGGGATCGACCGCGAGCGAGGCCTGTCGGCGAGCCTTCCAGGCTCCCAGTGTGTCCGACAGGAAGCCCATGGCGCGAAGGTTCGCTCCAAGCTCCTCGTGCGCCCCCTGTCCGTCGAGGGCATGCAGCTCCGCGATCATGCGCGGCGTGTTGAGGTCGTCGGCCAGGGCCTCCGCCACCGCGGGCGAGAAGGACGCGCCCTCCCCCTGGGCGATGCCATACCAGCGGTCGAGCGTTTTCTCGCTCTCCTCCAGGCCCCGCACCGTCCAGTCGATGGGCTGGCGGTAATGGGTGCGCAGCATGTTGAAGCGCAGCACCTCGCCGGGCCAGTCCTTCAACAGGTCGTGGATCGTGAGGAAGTTGCCGAGGGACTTCGACATCTTCTCGCTTTCCACCTGCAGGAAGCCGTTGTGCATCCACACATTCGCCATGCGCGGCATGTCGAAGGCGCAGCACGATTGCGCGATTTCGTTCTCGTGGTGCGGGAAGACGAGATCGATGCCGCCGCCATGGATATCGAAGGTTTCGCGCTCCGCCGGATCGTCGCAAGACAGACGGGTCTCGAACGCCTTGATCAGGTGCTGCCACGCCATGGCCGAGCACTCGATGTGCCAGCCCGGACGGCCGGGCGTCGCGATGCCGGCGGGCGAAGGCCAGGCGGGATCCTGCGACCCGGAAGGCTTCCACAGGACGAAATCCATGGGGTCGCGCTTGTAGGGCGCCACGTCCACCCGCGCGCCCGAAAGAAGCTCGTCGAGGGAGCGCTTGGAGAAGGCGCCGTATTGCGGCACGTTCGGGAGCTTCTGCATCGCGGCCACGCTGAAGAGCACGTGCTCCTCGGCCACATAGGCGGCACCGCGCGCGATCAGCCGCTCGATGATCATGCGCATCTCGTCGATATGCTCGGTAGCCCGGGGCTCGACGAAACGGGGTGGCTCACCGGGCTCGTTCACGTCATCGGGCATCAGCACGCCGAGAGCCCGGATATCGGCATGGAACTGCGCCTCGGTCTTCTGCGTGACAAGGCGGATCGCCTCGTTATGGGGCAGGTCCGGATAGTCCCGCACGGCGCGCGCGTTGATCTTGTCGTCCACATCCGTGATGTTGCGCACATACGTCACCGCCCCCGCGCCGTAGACATGCCTCAGGAGGCGGAACAGAAGGTCGAAGACGATGATGGGGCGCGCATTGCCGATATGGGCATAGTCGTAGACGGTGGGGCCGCACACGTAGAGGCGCACGTTCTTCGGGTCGATGGGGACGAAATCGTCCTTCGACCGGGTCAGCGTGTTGTAGAAGCGAAGCTTCGCCGCCATGAAACCATATCCCTTCGGGCCGCAGGCCGGAGAATGGTTTCGATCTTGGAATGAGAACGAGACGGCTCCAGCCAGCGGGTGAGCTAGCTGCAAATAATCCCGGAAATGAGGATCGCTGCCGTTTTCATGCCTTGATCAATGCCCTCTTGCCGCGACTTCGTCAAGGTTCCCTCCCGTTAGGCATAAATTATTTGCATTCTTGCAGGAAACACCCATGAGGGCACCGCGTTAGCGGAATATTCATGTCCCTTCGTGACAATGGTTCACGAGTTTCAAGTAGTGAGGTCTACATGCGCCGCGCATATGCCATGCTCGGGTTGGGTACTGCTATGTTCGTGGCTGCGACCACGTCGCTGACGCTTCTTCCCAACGACACCCAGGCCTCCTCCACCGAAGCCACCTTCATCGTGCCTGCCGCGGACGGCTACGGCGTCGCCGAGTGCCTGATTTCCGGCCAGACCTGCGGGCAGGCCGTGGCCGATACCTGGTGCGAGGCACAGGGCTACGCCCGGGCCCTCTCCTTCCGCCAGACCACCCCCGACGAGATCACCGGGTCCGTTCACAAGGTCTCCCTGGAGACCGGCGACCTGCAGCCGGTCGCGATCACCTGCGCAAACTGATCCGAGCGCATCGTTCCACTTCACTCCCGGGAGGCTTAAGATGCGCCACCGTCATTCCGGATTGCCGTCAGGCAAGTCCGGAACCCATAGCCGCTGACAGTACAGGATGGAGTACCACGGCTGCCGTCGCTCTCTATCCTCTACAGACGATGTTTATAGGTTCCGGGCTCCGCTGACGCGGCCCCGGAATGACGCGGAAAGCACTACCTGCTCTCCGCCCTCCTTGTGGGAAGGGAAACCCGTCGCGCCCCGTCGCCGTCGCGCGTAACCTCCCCGGCGCCCCTCTCCCTTCAAACACCAGTGCAAAGGCAGGGATCCCCAGCACAAGGCTGGGGGATGAGGATCACACGTCCACGGAGGCTTGGCGCGGCTTGCCGATGGCGCGCTCCAGGGCTTCGTCGGGGCGGTGGGCGACAAGGCCCTGGTCCCGGAAACGGTTGACGATGGGATAGCGGCGGTCGCGGCCGAAGTTCTTGCGCGTCACCTTCACGCCGGGGGCGGATTGGCGACGCTTGTATTCCGCAATGTAAAGCAGCCGCTCGACCTTCTTCACGGTCTCCAGGTCATGGCCCTTGGCGACGATCTCTGACACCCGTAGCTCATCTTCCACGAGACCGCGGAGGATGTCGTCGAGCACCGGATAGGGCGGCAGCGAATCCTGGTCCGTCTGGTTCTCGCGCAGTTCCGCGCTCGGGGCCTTGGAGAGGATGTTCTCGGGGATCACGACCCCGTCCGGCCCCAGCGCCCCCTTCGGCTTCCAGCGGTTGCGCAGGGCCGAGAGACGATAGACCTCCATCTTGTAGAGGTCCTTGATCGGGTTGAAGCCGCCATTCATGTCGCCGTAGAGGGTGGCATAGCCCACCGACATTTCGGACTTGTTGCCGGTGGTCACCACCATGGGACCGAACTTGTTCGAGATCGACATGAGAATGGTGCCGCGGGCGCGGCTCTGGAGGTTCTCCTCCGTGATGTCCCGCTCCCGGCCGGCGAAGAGCGGCTGCAACAGGGCCTCGAACCCTTCCACAGCCGGAGCGATCGGCACCGTGTCGTAGCGGACGCCGAGTGCCTTCGCGCAGGCCTCCGCGTCCTGGAAGGATTCGCTCGATGTGTAGCGGTAAGGCAGCATGATGCAATGGACGCGGTCCGCCCCCAGAGCGTCGACCGCCATGGCGGCGCAGATAGCCGAGTCGATGCCGCCCGAAAGCCCGAGCACCACGCCCGGGAAACGGTTCTTCTCCACGTAGTCGCGCAGGCCCAGCACGCAGGCGGCGTAATCCGCCTCGTCGCCCTCCTCCACGGTGACGAGCGGCGCCTCCCGGCAGGCCCAACCCTCTTCGCCCTTCTCCCAGACCGTGAGAGCGACCGTCTCCTCGTAGGCCGGGAGCTGGCAGACCATCGCGCAATCGGCGTTGAGCACGAAGGAGGCACCGTCGAAGACGAGTTCGTCCTGCCCGCCGATCTCGTTGAGATAAACCATCGGCAGACCGGTCTCGGTGACCCGTGAGGCCGCGATGTTGAACCGCTCCTCGGTCTTGCCCCGCCAATAGGGCGAGCCGTTCGGCACAAGCAGGATCTCGGCGCCGGTCTCGGCCAGGCACTCCACCACGTCCCCGGACCAGATGTCCTCGCAGATCGGAAGGCCGAGGCGGATGCCGCGGAAATTCACCGGCCCAGGCAGCGGGCCCGGCTCGAAGATCCGCTTCTCGTCGAAGACGCCGTAATTGGGCAGGTCCACCTTGAAGCGCACGCTGATGCTGCCCTGGTCGAGCAGCGCATAGGCGTTGTAGAGATTGCCGTTGTCCCGCCAGGGAAGCCCGATCAGCATGGCCGGCCCGCCATCGGCCGTCTCGTGGGCGAGGCGCTCCAGCGCGGCCCTGCAGACATCCTGGAAGGCGGGCTTGAGAACCAGATCCTCGGCCGGGTAGCCGGCGAGGAACAGTTCGGTGAACATCACGATATCCGCGCCGAGCCGGGCCGCTTCCGCACGGGCGGAGCGGGCCTTCTCCTCGTTGCCGGCGACATCGCCGACGATGGGATTGAGCTGCGCGAGGGCGATCTTGAGACGGTTCTGAGCCATGGCTCCTCGCATGTAGCGCGCAGGTCCCGGCTCAGCAATCCGCCGCTGGAGCTTTCCTCCGGAGCTTTGCGGCTTCGGGCCTAACGAGCCGGCTCATGAGCAAGCAGGAATTCCAGCCCGTTCCGGCGCCCGATCTCCAGCAGGCGCGGAATGTCCGGCTCGCCCTCAGGTGCAGGCAGCTCCCGCGTTCCGGCGGGCATCGGGTCGCCGGCCTCCCGGAAGAACCCGTCATGAGCGCGGCCCGGCGCGTTGATGATCAACAGCCGCCCCGGTGCCTCCCCGACATTCTTGAATGCGTGAACGGCCCCGTTCGGGACTTTCACGAAATCTCCGGCGGCTGCCGTGACGGTCTCGTCACCGACGAGGAATTCGAACGCACCTTCGAGCACGTAGAAAGCCTCATCGTCGGAAGGATGCCGGTTCGGCGGCGTGCCTGCGCCGGGCGCCGTCAGGGTTTCGACGAGGCAATAGGCGCCGCCCGTATCCGGGCTGCGGGCATGGAAGCGCAGGAGATTTCCAAGGAGATGGTAGGTGTCGGTCTCGGTGCCGGTCATGGCGGAACCCTTTTGATGGCGGATCGGGATACACACACCAACTTGAACGAACGAGACGAAGATATCATAATGAGACACACGTCTCAAGAAGCACGCCCTATGCGCCTCGACATCGGACGAACCAATCAAAAGGCACGGACCCGGCAGGCTCTGCTCGCAGCGGCCCGGTTGCTGATGGAGCGCAATGAGCCCGTCAGCGTCGCGGCAGCCGCCGACGAGGCCAAAATCTCCCGCGCTACCGCCTACCGGTACTTCTCGAATGCCGATGTCCTGTCCCTGGAAGCGGTCCTCGACGGCCGGGTCGCCACGCCGCAGGAAATCGTCGGCGACGCGCAGGACGTGCGGGAACGGGTCCACCGGGTGCAGCGCTATCTGTTCGCCCTGACCAGGGGCTCCGAGGCCAAGTTCAGGATCTTCCTGGCGCGTGCTCTGGATTCCTGGGTGGCCGATGGCGGCCGTCCGGACCGCCAGATCCGGGCCGGGCGCCGGCTGCCCATGTACGAATTCGCCCTTGCGCCCGTCCGCCCCCGCATGACCGAGGAGGACTTTACCCGGCTGGTTCTTTCGCTGTCGGCTGTCTCGGGGATGGAGAGCTATCTCGCCCTCAAGGATGTGTGCCGGGTCGATGATGCGACCGCCGACACGGTCGCGGCTTCGGTCATCGACGCGGTTCTTGACCGATTCCTGCCGAAGGACCTGGGCCGGGCTGAGGTGGACAGTCAGGTGGGCGGATCGGAGCCGATGAAGACCTGAAGAACTGCCAGGCTCCGACGGAACCCGAAACGGCCTAGTTCGTTGTCACGACACGAGACGAACGGGAGACAGCGATGTTAAAAGGCGGCCTTCTCTGGCTTATCGGCATTCCGCTGCCGATCATTCTTATTCTCTTCTTTCTCGGTTACTTGCACTGAGACAGATTTCGACCTCCAGGGACCTTCAACTTATCAAAAGGGGCGCTTTCGCGCCCCTCTTTTTCTTGCCTTGGCAGAGATCGACTACTCGGCGGCTACCGCGTCGGGCCGCTCACGACCCTGACGCTCCTGCTTGACCAGCTCCGAGGTCAGGAAGGCGATCTCCAGAGCCTGCTCCGCGTTGAGGCGCGGGTCGCAATAGGTGTGGTAGCGATCCATCAGATCCGCGTCGGTCAGCGCCCGGGCGCCGCCCGTGCACTCCGTCACGTTCTTGCCGGTCATTTCCAGGTGGATGCCGCCCGCATAGGTGCCCTCGGCCTGGTGGACGGCAAAGAAGTCGCGCACCTCGCTCATGATTCGCTCGAACGGCCGGGTCTTGTAGCCGGAGGCCGCCTTCACGGTGTTGCCGTGCATCGGATCGCAGGACCATACCACCGTGCGGCCTTCCTGCTTCACGGCCCGCACGAGCGCCGGCAGATGCTCGAACACCTTGTCGGCACCAAAGCGGCAGATCAGGGTCAGACGGCCAGCTTCGTCCTCAGGATTCAGCTTCTCGATGAGCCTCAGGAGATCGTCCGGCTTCAGGGACGGGCCGCATTTGAGGCCGATCGGGTTCTTGATGCCCCGCATGTATTCCACGTGGGCATGGTCCACCTGACGGGTCCGGTCGCCGATCCAGACCATGTGGCCGGAGGTGGCGTACCAGTCGCCGGTGGTGGAATCGACCCGGGTCAGGGCCTGCTCGTAGCCTAGGAGCAGGGCCTCGTGGCTGGTGTAGAAATCCGTCGAGCGCATCTCGGGATGCGTCTCCGGGTTCACGCCGATGGCCCGCATGAAGTCGAGGCTCTCGGTGATCCGCTCGGCCAGCTCGCGATAGCGCGAGGATTGCGGGGAATCCTTTACGAAGCCCAGCATCCAGCGATGGGCGTTCTCGAGATTGGCGTAGCCGCCGGTCGCGAAAGCCCGGATCAGATTGAGGGTCGCGGCCGACTGGCGATAGGCCATGAGCTGCCGGCGCGGATCGGGAATGCGCGATTCTGGCGTGAACGCGATATCGTTGATGATGTCGCCCCGGTAGCTCGGCAGTTCCACGCCGCCGACCGTTTCCGTATCGGAAGAGCGCGGCTTGGCGAACTGGCCGGCCGAACGGCCCACCTTCACGACCGGCGAGCTGCCCGCGAAGGTCAGCACCACGGCCATCTGCAGGAACAGGCGGAAGAAGTCGCGAATATTGTCGGCGTTGTGCTCGGCGAAGCTCTCGGCACAATCGCCCCCCTGGAGGAGGAACGCCTCACCCTTGGCAACCTTACCGAGGGCCTTCTTCAGCTTTCTGGCCTCGCCTGCAAAAACCAGCGGCGGAAACCCGGCGAGCTGCTGCTCGACGTTTCCAAGCGCCTCGAGGTCCGGATAGGCCGGGACCTGCTGGATTGGCTTGTTTCTCCAGCTTTCGGGCGTCCACCGCTCGTTCATGACACACTCCTCGTGTCGTTTGATGATCCTCATCGTTCACCGCAATAAGCGGCACGAAAGGGCACCTATACACGACATATTCCAAAAGGCGAGTGCAGAGAATCGCGCACCCTGGTCTTTCTTGCCTCGAGTTCCAAGCACGTCCAGGGCCCGAAATTCGGGAAGATCGGCCCTCCTCAGATGCCTGCTCTCCCCTTTAGCAAGCCGAATATTTCCGGGATCGCGGAGAGAAAGAAGAGCGGTGGAGAGGGGCCACACGCAAGTAGGACGAAGCGCGACCGGATTCCCTCCCCCTTGTGGGGAGGGTCAGGGTGGGGGTGTGAGCGCCACGTTCTGAGAATTCAGAGCTGACACCCCCACCTCCACCTCCTCCCCACAAGGGGGAGGAGAGCAGCGCAGCGCTTCCCCCGAGAGCTTGAGCCGTGGGGAGGAAAGCCGGTTGAGGGTCTCCCTCAGATGAAGAAGAAGTCCTTTTCGGTCAGCTTGAGGCCCTTCTTGAGGGTCGCAATCTCGACCGCAGCCTTCGACCCGGACCCATCCGCATCATAGGACAGCACGCCCGTCTTCTTGTCGTAGATGAAGAAGTCGTTGGCATCCTTGGCCTTGTCGCCCACCGTGAAGAACTTGCTCGCCATCTTCGCCGGCTTGGCCTCGCTGCCCTTCTTGATCGCCGCATAGAGGCTCTTGTTGGCCTTGAACAGGCTGTTCTCCAGCCAGAGCGTGTCGTCCTTGACGGTAAAGTCGGCGATCTTGTCGAGGTTGGTCTTCTTGTTGAACTTGGCATCGAACACGAAGATGTCCTGGCCCGCGCCGCCATACAGCACGTCCTTGCCGGCCCCGCCGTAGAGCCTGTCATGGCCGGACAGCCCCTTGAGCACATCGTGGCCGTCCGCGCCGGTGAGCCGGTCAACCCGCGCCGTGCCGCGCAGGCTCAGCGCCACCGGGCCGGACGGGTTGCCGGCCCCACCGGACGAGCCGCCCCCTCCGCCGGCGGGCGTGTCGGCCACGTCGGTCACCGTGACGGTCACTGTCTCGGAGCGGGCAAGACCGTAAGCATCGGTCGCCGTGAGGGTGAGCTCATAGGCGTGCGGGCCGGTCTCGTAATCGGGCGCCTTGAGCAGCACGAGCTTCGTGCCGTCGAGCTTGAACGTGCCGGTCGGATCGGTGAGCGCATAGGTGATGGCATCGCCGTCCGCATCCGTGGCCGAGACGGTGGCGACCGTCGTGCCGGCGGGCGTGTTCTCGGCCACCGCGGAGGCCGACAGGGTGAGGCTGGCGGGCGCGGTGTTGGAGAGCACGACCGTCTTGTCGGCGAACTGGGCAAAGCGGATGTTGCTGAGCGTATCGGTGCCGTCGCGGCCGGACACTT contains:
- a CDS encoding cadherin domain-containing protein produces the protein MITNSGTIKGIVDLTKGNDTYHGELGSVLFGYISLGDGQDSAYGGAGTEVFYGGLGDDLIDGGGGLDTVAFDHAATVDLRLTTAQNTGEGMDTLIHIENLTGSAGKDTFIGDDGANRLEGRHGDDTLTGNGGNDVLLPGAGNNVVDGGAGIDTVSYEDRTYGVIIDLSLAGPQAVGPNHTDTLQNIENVIGGEAGDLLKGDAGNNVLTGGKGDDTLDGRGGVNTAVFSGKAADYSIQSLEGGGLFFKVQDKVSGRDGTDTLSNIRFAQFADKTVVLSNTAPASLTLSASAVAENTPAGTTVATVSATDADGDAITYALTDPTGTFKLDGTKLVLLKAPDYETGPHAYELTLTATDAYGLARSETVTVTVTDVADTPAGGGGGSSGGAGNPSGPVALSLRGTARVDRLTGADGHDVLKGLSGHDRLYGGAGKDVLYGGAGQDIFVFDAKFNKKTNLDKIADFTVKDDTLWLENSLFKANKSLYAAIKKGSEAKPAKMASKFFTVGDKAKDANDFFIYDKKTGVLSYDADGSGSKAAVEIATLKKGLKLTEKDFFFI